From the genome of Hydrogenophilus thermoluteolus, one region includes:
- a CDS encoding type IV pilus inner membrane component PilO has protein sequence MKAQFARFAAQFRDLDPNDPGLWPLAPQVTVWVVAFVLALFLGWYLLWSDQIAAIEAAVAKEPELKERWLAKKRLAVNLPLLRNQVKAAEKQFGDLLQRLPSRAEVDGLLKEAHRYGLQRGLRFELFRPGTESVKEFYAELPVTIRLTGDYHRIAGFLSDVSSMPRVVSFADVKLAVANRQGDNPTLQMDATLFAYRYLDEEERAAQVPKPAQRQGGLR, from the coding sequence ATGAAGGCGCAGTTCGCCCGGTTCGCTGCCCAGTTTCGCGATCTCGACCCGAACGATCCGGGATTGTGGCCGCTTGCGCCGCAGGTCACCGTTTGGGTCGTGGCTTTCGTACTGGCCCTCTTTTTGGGGTGGTATCTCTTGTGGAGCGATCAGATCGCGGCGATCGAAGCGGCGGTGGCCAAAGAACCGGAGCTCAAAGAGCGGTGGCTGGCGAAGAAACGGCTTGCAGTCAATTTGCCGCTGCTGCGCAACCAAGTGAAAGCAGCGGAAAAGCAGTTTGGGGACCTGTTGCAGCGCCTTCCCAGTCGCGCCGAAGTCGACGGGTTGTTGAAAGAGGCGCACCGCTATGGGTTGCAGCGCGGTTTGCGGTTCGAGCTCTTTCGGCCGGGGACTGAAAGTGTGAAAGAGTTCTATGCCGAATTGCCCGTGACGATCCGGTTGACGGGGGATTACCACCGCATCGCCGGGTTCCTCAGCGACGTCTCGTCGATGCCCCGCGTCGTCTCGTTCGCCGACGTCAAATTGGCTGTCGCGAATCGACAAGGCGACAATCCAACCCTGCAGATGGACGCAACGCTCTTTGCGTATCGTTATCTGGATGAGGAGGAGCGGGCGGCGCAGGTGCCTAAGCCGGCGCAACGCCAAGGAGGTCTGCGATGA
- a CDS encoding pilus assembly protein PilP yields the protein MMARRCFLRTRFVAVVGALLTAGCGLVVPPEGMEDLVAWQQQSAASLKGRVKPLPQVRTIVPLTYAAYDLPDPFALSRFLPPPPKAEAAAVDPGLPAPDLTRAREPLEAFALDDLALRGVLEQKGTRWGLIAAPDGKLYRVTVGNYLGKDFGQIVAIEPAETDAGRQWRIVLRELVRDDDGRWRERERELVSQGG from the coding sequence ATGATGGCGCGGCGCTGTTTCCTGCGTACCCGGTTCGTCGCGGTGGTGGGGGCGCTGCTGACTGCGGGGTGTGGGCTGGTGGTGCCGCCCGAAGGAATGGAGGATTTGGTAGCGTGGCAGCAACAGTCTGCTGCGTCGCTCAAAGGGCGGGTCAAACCGTTACCGCAGGTGCGCACGATCGTTCCGCTGACCTATGCAGCCTATGATCTGCCCGATCCGTTTGCATTGTCGCGCTTCTTGCCGCCGCCGCCCAAAGCCGAAGCGGCAGCGGTCGACCCCGGGTTGCCTGCCCCCGATTTGACGCGCGCGCGTGAGCCGCTCGAAGCGTTCGCGTTGGACGATTTGGCGTTACGCGGAGTTCTGGAGCAGAAAGGGACGCGGTGGGGGCTGATCGCTGCGCCGGATGGCAAATTGTACCGGGTGACGGTCGGCAACTATTTGGGGAAAGATTTCGGCCAAATCGTCGCGATCGAACCAGCGGAAACGGATGCGGGACGGCAATGGCGGATCGTGCTGCGCGAACTGGTCCGTGACGACGACGGACGTTGGCGGGAACGGGAACGCGAATTGGTGAGCCAAGGGGGGTAA
- a CDS encoding OmpA family protein, whose product MTRFLTTRTARAGAAVLASAALLAGCVTTNPYTGERANTAKGATAGAVAGAVLGNVVAGKGDRTKGALIGAAVGAVVGGAIGHQMDQQEAQLRQQLANTGVEIQRQGDTIRLQAPEAITFATGSAQLQPRFLTVLDQLAQSVQQYPNTLIRIEGHADATGSAAFNQTLSENRAQAVASYLMQRGVDPRRIVAVGFGSSRPIASNATPEGRAQNRRVEILLIPATDG is encoded by the coding sequence ATGACCCGATTTTTGACCACCCGTACCGCGCGTGCTGGAGCAGCCGTGCTCGCGTCGGCAGCGTTGCTTGCCGGTTGCGTCACGACCAACCCCTATACCGGGGAACGAGCGAATACCGCGAAAGGAGCAACCGCCGGCGCCGTTGCCGGTGCGGTTCTCGGGAACGTCGTCGCAGGGAAAGGAGACCGGACCAAAGGGGCGTTGATCGGTGCCGCGGTGGGTGCCGTAGTCGGCGGCGCGATCGGCCATCAAATGGACCAGCAAGAGGCGCAACTGCGGCAGCAGCTTGCCAATACCGGCGTCGAAATCCAACGGCAAGGGGACACCATCCGGCTGCAAGCGCCGGAGGCGATCACCTTCGCCACCGGGAGCGCGCAATTACAACCGCGTTTCCTCACGGTACTCGACCAACTCGCGCAGAGCGTGCAGCAATACCCCAACACCCTCATCCGCATCGAGGGGCACGCCGACGCCACCGGCAGCGCGGCGTTCAACCAGACGCTCTCGGAAAACCGCGCGCAGGCAGTCGCGAGCTACCTGATGCAACGCGGTGTCGATCCGCGGCGCATCGTCGCGGTCGGGTTCGGTAGTTCGCGCCCGATCGCCTCGAACGCCACGCCGGAAGGGCGGGCGCAGAACCGGCGGGTGGAAATTTTGCTGATCCCAGCAACCGACGGCTAA
- a CDS encoding HDOD domain-containing protein: MEQSSESSAQSVLASLWERMNAQGEFPALARSVGLVVQLAESNDARVDHLASVILRDVSLASRILRLANSATYRRSGMPEITTVSRALVLLGLETVRNLALTSVVLQRLGNAQGTIAVEWARALVSALFAEQLAPSFRIKGERAFLSTLFRHLGRLLIHHYFSEEAAQIQALVAAGMSEAKAEYQVLGVHCATFGLFVAKAWGLPLAVQQAIAPTVGAPPVTLTQEQDAVRWLTAAAEAAGAQLAQGKTLAALYGELTHRYPFLKSIDASQWQASTKRCEEAAAQWWRALEGAGDPFTVFADPGTQPDHGRKAPHRAHSPEAPADASAGPTAKTDHDNDDYAPDPQTPVDEAQAMRRILVGIEEYSQSLLEGQPWASVAVMACEIAWRALRCERILLFLCEGDRLVPAFGIAPEWRDLRAALWHIPLSGPGHVFQLAVARGLDIEIEMRSDPAIAAKFPDAMRRLPRGESVLLLPLRTRDETFGLAYLDKPLPRQFQLSPELKRVIRLWRNQVALGWAQARTKAQEAV; this comes from the coding sequence ATGGAACAGAGTTCTGAATCTTCCGCGCAATCGGTCCTTGCGTCGCTCTGGGAGCGGATGAACGCGCAGGGCGAATTTCCTGCGCTGGCGCGCAGCGTCGGGTTGGTGGTGCAATTGGCCGAATCGAACGACGCGCGTGTCGATCATCTGGCAAGCGTGATCCTACGCGACGTTTCGCTGGCGTCGCGGATCTTACGTTTGGCAAACAGCGCCACCTACCGCCGCAGCGGCATGCCGGAGATCACGACGGTGTCGCGGGCGCTCGTGCTCCTGGGGTTGGAGACGGTGCGCAACCTGGCGCTCACCTCAGTGGTCTTGCAGCGGCTTGGTAACGCGCAGGGGACGATCGCGGTCGAGTGGGCGCGCGCGTTGGTGAGCGCGCTCTTTGCCGAACAGCTCGCCCCCAGTTTCCGCATCAAAGGAGAACGTGCTTTTTTGTCAACGCTGTTTCGTCATTTGGGCCGCTTACTCATTCATCACTACTTTTCCGAAGAAGCGGCACAGATCCAGGCGCTCGTTGCCGCCGGGATGTCGGAGGCGAAAGCAGAGTACCAGGTGTTGGGGGTGCATTGTGCGACGTTCGGCCTCTTCGTCGCGAAGGCGTGGGGGTTGCCGCTTGCGGTACAGCAGGCGATCGCGCCTACGGTTGGTGCGCCGCCCGTTACCTTGACCCAGGAACAGGATGCCGTGCGCTGGCTCACCGCCGCAGCCGAGGCGGCTGGCGCGCAACTGGCGCAAGGAAAGACGCTCGCGGCGCTGTATGGTGAGCTGACGCACCGCTATCCGTTTCTCAAGTCGATCGATGCGTCACAGTGGCAGGCGAGCACCAAACGGTGCGAAGAGGCGGCCGCCCAATGGTGGCGTGCTCTCGAAGGAGCGGGGGATCCCTTTACGGTATTTGCCGATCCCGGGACGCAGCCGGACCACGGGCGCAAGGCGCCGCACCGTGCACACTCGCCAGAGGCGCCCGCGGATGCATCCGCCGGACCGACAGCGAAAACCGACCACGACAACGATGACTACGCACCCGACCCGCAAACGCCCGTCGATGAAGCACAGGCGATGCGGCGGATCCTGGTCGGAATCGAGGAGTATTCACAATCGCTGCTCGAAGGACAGCCGTGGGCCTCGGTTGCGGTAATGGCGTGCGAAATCGCTTGGCGGGCGCTGCGCTGTGAACGGATTCTTCTCTTTCTCTGCGAAGGCGATCGGCTCGTGCCCGCATTCGGGATCGCACCCGAATGGCGCGACCTGCGTGCGGCGCTTTGGCACATCCCGCTGTCCGGCCCCGGGCACGTGTTTCAGTTGGCGGTGGCGCGGGGGCTCGACATCGAAATCGAGATGCGCAGCGACCCCGCGATTGCCGCGAAGTTTCCCGACGCGATGCGCCGCCTGCCGCGCGGCGAAAGTGTCTTGCTGCTTCCCTTGCGCACGCGCGACGAGACGTTCGGGCTTGCCTATCTCGACAAGCCGCTGCCCCGGCAATTCCAGCTCTCACCCGAACTCAAACGGGTGATTCGACTGTGGCGCAACCAGGTGGCGCTGGGCTGGGCGCAAGCGCGGACGAAAGCGCAAGAAGCGGTTTAG
- the aroB gene encoding 3-dehydroquinate synthase has translation MRIVSVDLGARSYPIWIDEGILSHAELLLPHLPQPNGVIVTNTTVAPLYLETFRAALERHGVAVSAVVLPDGERYKNWETLQRIFDALVDVRAERETTVIALGGGVIGDMAGFAAACWQRGAPFLQVPTTLLAQVDSSVGGKTAINHPRGKNLIGAFYQPRAVLIDTATLRTLPARELRAGLAEVIKYGLIRDAAFFEWLEHRIESLLALDAESIAIAVERSCRNKAEVVAADETERGVRATLNLGHTFGHAIETATGYTQWLHGEAVAAGMMIAAEVSLRLGWLTENDCARIEGLLIRAGLPVRGPALDTDQVWQLMTGDKKVVGGKIRFVLLKGIGEAVVTADVPKTVVDAALAARLG, from the coding sequence GTGCGCATCGTCAGCGTCGATTTGGGGGCGCGATCCTATCCCATCTGGATCGATGAGGGGATCTTGTCCCATGCGGAGCTGTTGCTGCCCCACCTGCCCCAACCCAACGGTGTGATCGTCACCAACACCACGGTGGCGCCGCTCTATTTGGAGACCTTTCGCGCTGCGCTCGAACGGCACGGCGTTGCGGTGTCGGCGGTGGTGTTGCCCGATGGCGAGCGCTATAAAAACTGGGAGACGCTCCAGAGGATTTTCGATGCGCTCGTCGACGTCCGCGCGGAGCGAGAAACGACCGTGATCGCGCTGGGGGGCGGCGTGATCGGGGACATGGCCGGTTTTGCTGCGGCGTGCTGGCAACGCGGTGCGCCGTTCCTTCAGGTGCCGACGACGCTCTTGGCGCAAGTCGACTCCTCCGTCGGTGGCAAAACCGCGATCAACCACCCCCGCGGCAAAAACCTGATCGGTGCGTTCTACCAGCCGCGTGCGGTGTTGATCGATACGGCGACTTTGCGCACGCTTCCGGCGCGCGAATTGCGTGCGGGGCTTGCCGAGGTGATCAAATACGGACTGATTCGCGACGCCGCGTTCTTCGAATGGCTGGAACACCGCATCGAGTCGCTCTTGGCGCTCGATGCCGAAAGCATCGCGATCGCGGTCGAGCGCAGCTGCCGGAACAAAGCAGAGGTGGTTGCAGCGGACGAAACGGAACGGGGCGTTCGCGCCACCCTCAACTTGGGTCACACCTTCGGGCACGCGATCGAGACCGCAACCGGTTACACGCAATGGTTGCACGGCGAGGCGGTTGCTGCAGGGATGATGATCGCCGCCGAAGTGTCGCTACGCCTGGGATGGCTCACGGAAAACGACTGTGCGCGGATCGAAGGGCTACTCATCCGTGCTGGCCTTCCGGTACGGGGGCCGGCACTCGATACCGACCAGGTCTGGCAACTGATGACGGGTGACAAGAAGGTTGTCGGCGGCAAAATCCGCTTCGTCCTGCTCAAGGGAATCGGGGAAGCGGTGGTGACCGCCGATGTCCCCAAAACCGTCGTCGATGCGGCTTTGGCCGCGCGGTTGGGCTGA
- a CDS encoding shikimate kinase translates to MEPIVLVGMMGAGKTTIGKALAARHGLSFVDADEALEARTGVPIPLIFELEGEAGFRDREARLLDELLAKEDLVIATGGGAVTRAENRLRFKRRGVVVYLEAPLEVLWERLQYDRTRPLLQVPDPKARLQALLAERDPWYREVADLIVPTRDGRLSAVVQTLEEALVAYGVPLPATSA, encoded by the coding sequence GTGGAACCGATCGTATTGGTGGGCATGATGGGCGCCGGGAAGACCACGATCGGCAAGGCGTTGGCAGCCCGCCACGGGTTGTCGTTCGTCGATGCCGACGAAGCATTGGAAGCGCGCACCGGCGTTCCGATCCCGCTCATTTTCGAGTTGGAGGGCGAAGCCGGGTTCCGCGATCGCGAAGCGCGGCTTTTGGATGAGTTGCTGGCCAAAGAGGATCTGGTGATCGCAACGGGGGGCGGCGCGGTGACCCGCGCGGAGAATCGCCTACGGTTCAAGCGCCGCGGCGTGGTCGTCTATCTGGAAGCACCGCTCGAGGTGTTGTGGGAACGCTTGCAATACGACCGCACGCGCCCGCTCCTGCAGGTGCCCGATCCGAAAGCGCGGCTGCAAGCGCTCCTTGCCGAGCGGGACCCCTGGTACCGCGAAGTGGCCGACCTGATCGTTCCCACCCGCGATGGGCGGTTGTCTGCGGTGGTGCAAACGCTCGAAGAAGCGCTGGTCGCTTATGGGGTGCCGTTGCCCGCAACGTCGGCGTGA
- the acnB gene encoding bifunctional aconitate hydratase 2/2-methylisocitrate dehydratase: MLEAYRAHVAERAALGIPPLPLSKEQTEALVALLRNPPAGEEAFLLELLTYRVPPGVDDAAKVKAEFLTHIARGDETNPLISRERATELLGTMLGGYNVAPLIELLKDPVVGQIAAEGLKHTLLMFDYFNDVKALADAGNENAKAVLQSWAEGEWFTSREPVPERMTITVFKVPGETNTDDLSPAPDAWSRPDIPLHALAMLKNPRPGIEPDEPGVRGPIKRIESLKAKGHPVAYVGDVVGTGSSRKSATNSVIWWTGKDIPFVPNKRYGGVCLGGKIAPIFFNTQEDAGALPIEIDVSQMEMGDEIELEINHETAEVKAYKNGQLIAESKLKSPVLLDEVRAGGRINLIIGRNLTAKAREALGLPASTLFRLPQQPKESGKGYTLAQKIVGRACGLPEGKGVRPGTYCEPRMTTVGSQDTTGPMTRDELKDLACLGFSADLVMQSFCHTAAYPKPVDVKMHKELPKFITERGGVSLRPGDGVIHSWLNRMLLPDTVGTGGDSHTRFPIGISFPAGSGLVAFAAATGSMPLDMPESVLVKFKGEMQPGITLRDLVNAIPYYAIKQGLLTVEKKGKKNIFNGRILEIEGLPHLKVEQAFELTDASAERSAAACTVKLDKEPIIEYLKSNITLLKWMIANGYEDKRTLARRIEKMEAWLENPVLLERDEDAEYAAVIEIDLNEITEPIVACPNDPDDVKLLSEVAGDKIDEVFIGSCMTNIGHFRAAAKVLEGKNDIPTRLWIAPPTKMDEMILREEGVYGVLGRVGARLEMPGCSLCMGNQAQIKRGSTAMSTSTRNFPNRLGLDTRVYLGSAELAAACALLGRIPTVEEYMALMQPVSAQAPNIYRYMNFDQIPEFAEVAKQVAA; this comes from the coding sequence ATGTTGGAAGCCTACCGTGCCCATGTGGCCGAGCGTGCGGCGCTCGGCATCCCCCCGTTGCCGCTTTCCAAGGAACAGACCGAAGCGCTCGTGGCGCTCCTGCGTAACCCGCCCGCAGGTGAAGAGGCGTTTCTGCTCGAACTGCTCACCTACCGGGTGCCGCCCGGGGTGGATGACGCCGCGAAGGTGAAAGCCGAATTCTTGACCCACATCGCGCGGGGTGACGAGACCAATCCCCTCATCAGCCGTGAGCGTGCCACAGAACTGCTTGGCACGATGCTGGGGGGCTACAACGTGGCGCCGCTTATCGAGCTCCTGAAAGACCCTGTGGTGGGCCAAATCGCTGCAGAAGGGCTCAAACACACCTTGTTGATGTTCGATTACTTCAACGACGTCAAAGCGCTTGCCGACGCGGGGAACGAGAACGCCAAAGCGGTATTGCAGTCGTGGGCAGAGGGGGAATGGTTCACCAGCCGCGAGCCGGTGCCCGAGCGCATGACGATCACCGTCTTCAAAGTTCCCGGCGAAACCAACACCGACGACCTCTCGCCTGCGCCGGACGCCTGGTCGCGCCCCGACATTCCGTTGCACGCGTTGGCGATGCTCAAAAACCCGCGCCCTGGGATCGAGCCCGATGAGCCCGGTGTTCGCGGGCCGATCAAACGGATCGAATCGCTCAAAGCAAAAGGGCATCCGGTTGCCTATGTCGGCGACGTGGTAGGGACGGGTTCGTCGCGCAAATCGGCCACCAACTCGGTGATTTGGTGGACCGGTAAAGACATTCCCTTTGTTCCCAACAAACGCTACGGCGGCGTGTGCTTGGGCGGCAAGATCGCGCCGATCTTCTTCAACACGCAAGAAGACGCTGGCGCGTTGCCGATCGAGATCGACGTCTCTCAGATGGAGATGGGGGACGAAATCGAGCTCGAGATCAACCACGAAACGGCCGAAGTCAAAGCCTACAAAAACGGGCAACTGATCGCGGAATCGAAACTGAAGAGCCCGGTCTTGCTCGACGAAGTGCGCGCGGGGGGGCGGATCAACCTGATCATTGGCCGGAACCTCACCGCGAAAGCGCGCGAGGCGTTGGGGTTGCCTGCTTCGACCCTCTTCCGGCTGCCGCAGCAACCCAAAGAGAGCGGCAAGGGGTACACGCTGGCGCAGAAGATCGTCGGCCGCGCTTGCGGTTTGCCAGAAGGGAAAGGGGTGCGCCCCGGGACCTACTGCGAACCGCGGATGACCACGGTTGGTTCGCAGGACACCACCGGCCCGATGACCCGCGACGAACTGAAAGACCTGGCTTGCTTGGGCTTTTCGGCCGACTTGGTGATGCAGTCTTTCTGCCATACCGCGGCCTACCCGAAGCCGGTCGACGTCAAGATGCACAAAGAGCTGCCCAAATTCATCACCGAACGGGGCGGGGTCAGTTTGCGTCCCGGTGACGGCGTGATCCACTCGTGGCTCAACCGGATGTTGTTGCCCGATACCGTCGGGACAGGCGGGGACTCGCACACCCGTTTCCCGATCGGGATCTCGTTCCCGGCTGGGTCGGGTCTTGTCGCGTTCGCTGCGGCAACGGGGTCGATGCCGCTCGATATGCCTGAATCGGTGCTGGTGAAATTCAAGGGCGAAATGCAGCCGGGCATCACACTGCGTGACCTGGTAAATGCCATCCCCTACTATGCGATCAAGCAAGGGCTCTTGACGGTCGAGAAGAAAGGGAAGAAAAACATCTTTAACGGCCGAATCTTGGAGATCGAGGGGCTACCGCACCTCAAGGTCGAGCAGGCGTTCGAACTCACCGACGCGTCCGCTGAGCGTTCGGCCGCGGCCTGTACCGTGAAGCTCGACAAAGAGCCGATCATCGAATACCTCAAGAGCAACATCACGCTCTTGAAGTGGATGATCGCCAACGGCTATGAAGACAAGCGAACCTTGGCGCGGCGCATCGAAAAGATGGAAGCGTGGCTCGAAAATCCGGTGTTGTTGGAGCGCGACGAAGACGCCGAATACGCTGCGGTGATCGAGATCGACCTCAACGAAATCACCGAACCGATCGTCGCATGCCCGAACGACCCGGACGACGTCAAGCTCCTCTCCGAAGTAGCTGGCGACAAGATCGACGAGGTCTTCATCGGCTCGTGCATGACCAACATCGGCCATTTCCGCGCCGCGGCGAAAGTGCTCGAGGGGAAAAACGACATCCCCACGCGCCTCTGGATCGCGCCGCCCACGAAGATGGACGAGATGATCCTGCGCGAAGAGGGGGTCTATGGGGTGCTTGGGCGCGTCGGCGCCCGGCTCGAAATGCCCGGCTGCTCGCTCTGCATGGGCAACCAGGCGCAGATCAAGCGCGGCAGCACCGCGATGTCCACGTCCACCCGCAACTTCCCGAACCGTCTGGGGCTCGATACTCGGGTCTATCTCGGGTCTGCGGAGCTCGCGGCGGCATGCGCGCTCTTGGGGCGTATCCCGACGGTCGAAGAGTATATGGCGCTGATGCAACCGGTAAGCGCGCAAGCGCCCAACATCTACCGCTACATGAACTTCGATCAGATTCCGGAATTTGCCGAAGTCGCCAAGCAAGTCGCGGCGTAA
- the pilQ gene encoding type IV pilus secretin PilQ, with product MAVRWLAGFCGMWMALSVWAAQLTGVELVEGGDGQASLLLRFDAAVPAPAHFQMSGPARAIFDFVGAKNGLGRSEERFARAGVDRVYLVESGQRLRVVLVLDEPVPYALAATPEGWRIDWRRAAQPASEPVANAIAAVASARSAAPPAAEAVFDTPEIRDVDFRRGERGEGRVVVTLSSTKVSPDLIRAGDHLEVRFPDVRLPDLLHRRSDVRDFGTPVTELRFAQKGRDAVLSVWAKGDWQPTAYQADTTFVLEVAEPPKEEENAVSDLLKPKYNGERLTLDFQNVEVRALLQVLADFSGFNIVASDTVQGTITLRLKEVPWDQALDIILQAKGLDKRQNGNIIWVAPTQEIAQREQERLAAVNQKVEKGVLRTESFQINYHSAAEIHQMLVSGRSGGGSNGGAQTQGFLSARGSATFDARTNKLFVTDVEDRLAAVRALLKEIDVPPKQVVIEARIVEATTNFGREIGARLGFDDARIRSLGGGVLYTIGPFNWPNTAGATVTNTNYGSFAVSIFNKSLTRYLNLELNLAEVSGNGRIISSPKIMTANNVKARISVGDEIPYVTPGTTTQTATVSFKEAALILEVTPQFTPDGRVRMSVLVEKNRADFTRSVQGNPPILKKQVTTDVIVENGGTVILGGLFEESDQQNENKVPFLGDLPIMGNLFKNTNRTAQRTELMIFLTPRIVSDDLRLR from the coding sequence GTGGCAGTGCGGTGGTTGGCTGGCTTCTGTGGTATGTGGATGGCGCTCTCTGTCTGGGCAGCCCAACTCACTGGCGTGGAGCTGGTCGAGGGCGGCGATGGGCAAGCCAGTCTTCTGTTGCGTTTCGATGCCGCTGTGCCTGCGCCTGCCCACTTTCAGATGAGCGGGCCGGCGCGCGCGATCTTCGACTTCGTCGGGGCTAAAAATGGGTTGGGCCGCTCGGAAGAGCGCTTTGCGCGTGCAGGAGTCGATCGGGTCTATCTGGTGGAGTCGGGGCAGCGGCTGCGCGTCGTCTTGGTGCTCGACGAGCCGGTGCCCTATGCGCTTGCGGCTACCCCCGAAGGGTGGCGCATCGACTGGCGCCGCGCGGCGCAACCCGCTTCGGAGCCGGTAGCGAACGCGATTGCGGCAGTCGCGTCCGCGCGAAGCGCAGCGCCACCGGCAGCCGAGGCGGTGTTCGACACCCCTGAAATTCGCGACGTCGATTTCCGCCGCGGCGAACGCGGCGAAGGGCGTGTCGTCGTAACGCTCTCTTCGACGAAGGTCTCCCCCGACCTGATCCGCGCGGGGGACCACCTGGAAGTGCGTTTCCCCGACGTCCGGTTGCCCGATCTTTTGCACCGCCGATCCGACGTCCGCGATTTCGGCACACCGGTGACCGAATTGCGCTTTGCCCAAAAGGGGCGCGATGCAGTGCTTTCGGTTTGGGCGAAAGGGGATTGGCAACCCACCGCGTATCAGGCCGATACCACGTTCGTGTTGGAGGTCGCTGAGCCGCCCAAGGAGGAAGAGAATGCCGTTTCTGATCTCCTCAAACCGAAATACAACGGTGAGCGGTTGACGCTCGACTTCCAGAACGTCGAAGTGCGGGCGTTGTTGCAGGTGCTTGCCGATTTCAGCGGATTCAATATCGTCGCGTCCGACACGGTGCAAGGTACGATCACCTTGCGGCTCAAAGAGGTGCCGTGGGATCAGGCGCTCGATATCATTTTGCAGGCGAAAGGGCTCGACAAACGGCAAAACGGCAACATCATCTGGGTTGCACCCACCCAAGAGATCGCGCAACGTGAACAGGAGCGTTTGGCGGCGGTCAACCAGAAAGTGGAAAAAGGGGTGCTGCGCACCGAATCGTTCCAGATCAATTACCACTCGGCTGCTGAGATCCATCAGATGTTGGTGAGCGGCCGAAGCGGCGGTGGCAGCAACGGCGGAGCCCAGACGCAAGGCTTTCTCTCTGCGCGTGGTTCGGCGACCTTCGACGCGCGCACGAACAAACTCTTCGTCACCGACGTCGAGGATCGCCTGGCCGCGGTGCGTGCGCTCTTGAAAGAGATCGACGTGCCGCCGAAACAGGTGGTGATCGAAGCGCGCATCGTCGAAGCGACCACCAATTTCGGGCGCGAAATCGGCGCGCGTCTGGGGTTTGATGACGCGCGCATCCGGAGCCTGGGCGGTGGGGTGCTCTACACCATCGGCCCGTTCAATTGGCCCAATACCGCAGGCGCCACCGTGACCAACACCAATTACGGTTCGTTCGCGGTTTCGATCTTCAACAAGTCGCTCACGCGCTACCTCAACCTTGAACTCAACCTGGCCGAGGTCTCGGGGAACGGGCGCATCATTTCGAGTCCGAAGATCATGACCGCGAACAACGTCAAGGCGCGGATCAGCGTAGGCGACGAAATTCCGTACGTGACGCCGGGCACCACTACCCAAACGGCGACGGTCTCGTTCAAAGAGGCGGCGCTGATCCTGGAAGTGACGCCGCAATTCACCCCGGATGGGCGGGTACGTATGTCGGTGCTCGTCGAGAAAAACCGTGCCGATTTCACTCGGAGCGTCCAGGGCAACCCGCCGATTTTGAAGAAACAGGTCACAACCGACGTGATCGTCGAAAACGGTGGCACGGTCATCTTGGGTGGGCTTTTCGAGGAGAGCGATCAGCAAAACGAAAACAAAGTCCCCTTTTTGGGAGACCTTCCGATCATGGGTAACCTCTTCAAGAATACCAACCGGACCGCACAGCGCACCGAACTGATGATCTTCCTCACCCCCCGCATCGTCAGCGACGATCTGCGCCTGCGCTAA
- a CDS encoding PilN domain-containing protein, with translation MNSIDIDLLPWREALREERRQRFYFGLGGVTLCAALVVATGWWWLDSLLARQTARNHFLEQEIAQLDRQIAEIKSLESLIAGILARKEVIESLQLRRVEPIAVVDALPRLLPEGVALTQLERHDAEVTLRGLARSNGTVSELMRALESSPDFHRVRLIETQATEVDRQSGVQFALVVTIDRAAIEQRTTQKEGAER, from the coding sequence GTGAATTCGATCGATATCGATCTCTTGCCGTGGCGGGAAGCGCTGCGCGAAGAGCGACGACAGCGCTTCTATTTCGGTTTGGGCGGGGTGACCCTGTGCGCCGCGCTCGTGGTCGCCACAGGGTGGTGGTGGCTCGATTCTCTTTTGGCGCGGCAAACGGCGCGCAACCATTTCTTGGAACAAGAGATTGCGCAGCTCGACCGGCAAATCGCCGAGATCAAATCGCTGGAATCTCTGATTGCGGGGATTTTGGCGCGGAAAGAGGTGATCGAGTCGCTGCAACTGCGGCGGGTCGAACCGATCGCTGTCGTCGATGCGTTGCCGCGGTTGTTACCCGAGGGTGTGGCGCTCACCCAACTCGAGCGCCATGACGCCGAGGTCACCTTGCGCGGTCTGGCGCGCTCCAACGGCACGGTCTCAGAATTGATGCGCGCGCTGGAGTCTTCTCCCGATTTCCATCGCGTCCGCTTGATCGAAACGCAAGCAACCGAAGTCGACCGGCAAAGTGGCGTTCAATTCGCGCTGGTGGTGACGATCGACCGAGCCGCGATCGAGCAGCGTACGACGCAAAAGGAAGGAGCGGAGCGATGA